One Streptomyces sp. R28 DNA window includes the following coding sequences:
- a CDS encoding toll/interleukin-1 receptor domain-containing protein, translated as MVSIFISHSSRNDPLADEVRESVALALRDAGHTVEVDRDSLREGQEWCPALFRMMAECDAALVLLGRAALDSAWVRKEASILMWRRSLNPSLYVLPVLVGDVDTAMLKDKGFDDLRPLLAARTTYDGTEEDDEDEQPERDDGEYVAALTAAVTAQFSDLPDLSGLSDPMRAWLKVIAEYLRKVKDPRALVKFGIDVGIDPADQHQLEAQQGACHYVAHHLLGPVPRDQLPYAVDRLAPYLEEDPLRRLVVQLVPTWIDGDAARMLLPSPVLATKHVVALNAHAPDIAVQYVDRAMCLQFSRYNQREVGALPTGEHTVEELFAMCVEPVRQVSRNPKWLAPERYRAHAENYLHCLVLDVQGRRPALVGELVYRLHRTFPWLLVVLLTGDTAADGLNGHVAGLSVLPALTVDEEIRVHQLTEDLKELPDRHTGARKG; from the coding sequence ATGGTCTCGATCTTCATCAGTCACAGTTCACGGAACGACCCGCTCGCCGACGAGGTCCGCGAGAGCGTGGCGCTGGCACTGCGGGACGCCGGGCACACGGTCGAGGTGGACCGGGACTCCCTGCGGGAGGGACAGGAGTGGTGCCCGGCGTTGTTCCGCATGATGGCCGAGTGCGACGCGGCGCTCGTGCTGCTCGGCCGGGCGGCGCTCGATTCGGCGTGGGTACGCAAAGAGGCGAGCATCCTGATGTGGCGCCGGTCCCTCAACCCGTCCCTGTACGTGCTTCCGGTACTGGTCGGCGATGTCGACACGGCGATGCTGAAGGACAAGGGGTTCGACGACCTGCGCCCGCTGCTCGCCGCGCGCACCACGTACGACGGGACAGAGGAGGACGACGAGGACGAGCAGCCGGAGCGGGACGACGGGGAATACGTCGCGGCGCTCACGGCGGCCGTGACCGCGCAGTTCTCCGACCTGCCCGACCTGAGCGGCCTCAGTGATCCGATGCGGGCCTGGCTGAAGGTCATCGCCGAGTATCTGAGGAAGGTGAAGGACCCGCGGGCCCTGGTGAAGTTCGGGATCGACGTGGGCATCGACCCCGCCGACCAGCATCAGTTGGAGGCTCAGCAGGGCGCGTGCCATTACGTCGCCCACCATCTGCTCGGGCCCGTGCCCCGGGACCAACTCCCGTACGCCGTGGACAGGTTGGCGCCCTATCTCGAGGAGGATCCGCTGCGTCGGCTCGTGGTCCAGCTCGTCCCTACGTGGATCGACGGGGACGCGGCCCGGATGCTGCTGCCGTCACCGGTGCTGGCCACCAAGCACGTCGTCGCACTCAACGCGCACGCGCCGGACATAGCCGTGCAGTACGTGGACCGGGCGATGTGCCTGCAGTTCTCGCGGTACAACCAACGCGAGGTGGGCGCGCTGCCGACCGGGGAGCACACCGTGGAGGAGTTGTTCGCCATGTGCGTGGAGCCTGTACGCCAGGTGTCGCGCAACCCCAAGTGGCTCGCGCCCGAGCGCTACCGCGCCCACGCGGAGAACTATCTGCACTGCCTCGTCCTCGACGTCCAGGGCAGGCGTCCGGCGCTCGTCGGCGAACTGGTGTACCGGCTCCACCGGACCTTCCCCTGGCTGCTCGTGGTGCTGCTGACCGGCGACACGGCGGCGGACGGGCTGAATGGGCATGTGGCTGGGCTCTCCGTGCTGCCCGCTCTGACCGTGGACGAGGAGATACGC